A segment of the Mangrovimonas sp. YM274 genome:
AGCAATCACCACGCCATCGGCCTATGGAAACACGACAAACCCACAGACCATTTATGTAAGGGTAGAGGACCCGGCCTATCCGGACTGTTACGGGACCACAAGTTTCCAGCTTGAGGTGAACCCACTGCCAAGTTATGTGGCGCCAACCCCATTGGAGGTATGTGACGACAACGTTCCTGACGGAATGACTGACATTGACCTTACGATAAAGAATACGGAGATCAACGGAAACAACCCTGCCTATGCGGTGAGCTACCATGGCTCCCTGGCCGATGCCGAGTCTGGAGCCAATGCCCTTGCAATCCCTTATTTCGGGACCACGGGAGAGACGGTTTTCGTACGCATAGAAGATATCCAAACGGGCTGTTACAGCACGACGACCTTGGACCTTGTAGTGGAACAGGCCCCAGAGGCGAACATTCCAGATCCATTGGAGTACTGTGATGCGGACAGCGACGGTTTTGGCGTGTTCGACCTGTCTGATGCGGATGCCGGGATCACGGGAGGTACGACGGGACTGGTACTTACCTACCACGAGACCCAGGCGGATGCGGACAACGGCGTGAACGCCCTGTCGAGCCCTTACAACAATATTGTGGCCAATACCCAGACGCTCTATGTGCGTGTTGAGAGCGCAACGATCGCAACGGACTGTGCGACGATCGTGGAGCTTGTGCTTGTGGTGCACCCAACCCCACAGTTGGAGGAGCCAACGGCCCTTGAGGTCTGCGACGACGCCTCCGGCGACGGCTATGCACAGTTCAATTTGACGCTCAAGGACGCGGAGGTACTTGACGGGCTTGACCCGGTACAGTACGGCGTATCCTATTACCTGACTGAGGACGATGCCGAATCGGGCACCTCTGCCATTCCCAATCCATTGAGCTTTACCAATACGGTACCGTTTGCACAGCAGGTGTGGGTACGCGTTGAGGACAGTGCCAACGGCTGCCACAAGGTCGTGCCATTGGAGCTTATCGTGAACGCCCTACCGGTATTGATGCAGCCGCTGCCATTGGAGCTTTGTGACTACAACAACCCGGGCGACGAGCAGGAGTCCTTTGTACTTGAGGAGAGTACCGACGGGATCCTTGGCGGACAGGTGGGTATTGTACTGAGCTACCACCTTACGCTGGCAGATGCCGAAAACGGCGACAATGCCCTTGTGAGCCCCTATACGAACATTGCCAACCCACAGACGATCTTCGTGAGAGCGGAGAACAGCAATACGGGCTGCTACAGCACGGTGATCCTGGACCTGAGGGTGAACCCGATCCCGTCACCGGAGGCAGACCCGACGCCATTGGAGGAATGTGACGGTGACAACGACGGCTATGCGAGCTTCGATTTGGAGGAGCGCACGCAGGAGATCATCAACGGTGAGCTGGACATTGCCATCACCTACCATGAGACGATATCGGATGCCGAGAGCGGGGACAATGTGCTCTTGAGCCCTTATGACAATATAGTGGCCAATGCCCAGGTGGTATATGCCAGAGCGGAGAACATGGTAACGGGCTGCCACAGCGTGGTTGGCCTACAGCTTAACGTACTGCCGTCACCGGTAGTGCCAACGGCCATCGAGGACTATGTAATCTGCGATACGAACACGGACGGCTATGCAAGCTTCGATTTGACCGGTATGGATGCCGAGATCCTCGGTGCGCAGGACCCATCGCAGTTCGAGCTTAGCTACCACCTTACCATGGCGGACGCAGAGTCCGGAGCGGCACCGATCGCCAATCCATGGGGCTATGTGAACCAGACCAACCCACAGATGATATACGTAAGGCTGGAGAGCCTTGACAACGGCTGTGTGAGCACGGGCGAGTTTGAGATCCGTGTGGAACTGCCACCGGTAGCGGTGCAGCCAACGCCGCTGCAGCTTTGCGACGACGATGTTGCGGATGAGCTGACGGTGTTCGACCTTACGGTAAAGGACGGGGAGATCACGGGCAATGAGGGGAGCTGGAGCGTAAGCTACTACGAGACCCAGGCTGATGCCGATGCGGGGACCAATGCGATCCCGGACCCAACGGCCTATGTGAACACTTCGGTTAACGGAGTGGCGGCGAACCCACAGACCCTATATGTGGTGGTTACCGATACGGACACGGGCTGTACGGACCAGACGACCTTGACCATCCGCGTATTGCCGAACCCTACCCCGAGCCAGGACCCATCTGATATTGCACTGTGCGACGATGAGAACACGGGAGACGAGGTGGAGCTGTTCGACCTTACGGAGAACGAGACCTATATCATCAACGGAGAGGCCGGTGTATCGGCGAGCTACCACGAGAGCCTTTTTGATGCGGAACAGGATACCAATGCAATCCCTGACCCAACGGCCTATGGGAACATTTCCAGCCCACAGACCATCTATGTGCGCGTGGCCAACGACATCACGGACTGTTATACGATCGTGGACTTTGATATCTTGGTGAACCCACTGCCGGAGGCAGTTGCCGTAACGGACATCGTGGCCTGTGAGAACAACACGGAAGGGGCCTATGCCTTCGACCTGTCTCAGAAGGACGAAGAGGTGCTGGGCGGACAGGACCCTGCGCTCTATGGGGTGAGCTACCACGTATCGCAGTTGGATGCGGACAATGGGGACAACGACCTTGTGAGCCCGTTCACCAACACCGTGAACCCGCAGCAGATCTTTGTGGCGATCACCAATCTGGATACAGGCTGTTCGATAAGTACTCAGAGCTTCTTTGTGGAGGTACAGGAAGCGGCGGAGGCCAATCCGGACATGGAGGCCATCCTCTATGAGCTTTGTGATGACAATATGGAAGTGGACGGAGATCCGACCGACGACAGCGTGCAGTTCGACCTGTCTGCCATGGACGCGGAACTGTTGGACGGACAGGACCCAGCAAACTATACGGTGAGCTACTATGCCAGCGAGGCGGATGCCGAAGCGGGTACAAGCCCATTGCCGACCCTTTATGAGAACGTGGTCAACCCACAGGTGATCTATGCCCGTGTGGACAACGATACCACACCGGACTCCATCTGTTACGCGGTGGCAGAGCTGACCCTTCAGGTGAACCCACAGCCGGTGTTCGACCTTTACGACAGCTATGTGCTGTGTCTGGATACCAACGGAACCGAGGCGATCGACCCACCGGTATTGGAGACAGGGCTAACGGAACCTGACTATCTGTTCATCTGGTACTTCAACGGTCAGGAGATTGCGGGGGCTACCGGCGGTAGCTATGAACCGACAGAAGCGGGAATCTACAGTGTAACGGTAATCGACGTATCGACTTCTACGGTGACCATGTGCGAGCGCACGGACACCACTGAGGTGATCGAGAGCGCACCGCCGAGCATTGTAGCGGAAGTGGTGACCGAGGCCTTTGCAGACAACCATGTCGTGGTGGCCACGGCCAGCGGAGACAGCAGCTATGAGTACAGTCTGGACGACGGACCATGGCAGGAGAGCGGTGTGTTCGAGAACGTGCCATGGGGAGAGCATACAGTAACTGCTAGAGATATTTTGGGCTGCGGAGAGGCCAGTGTGACAATAAGTGTACTGGATTATCCGTTATTCTTTACGCCTAACGGTGACGGTTACAACGACACTTGGAACATTGTTGGATTTAGTAGTCAAACTAACACTAAAATTTATATATTTGACAGGCTCGGAAAATTGCTCAAACAGATCTCTCCATCTGGCGAAGGATGGGACGGAACGTACAACGGAGCAGCGATGCCGAGCAGTGACTACTGGTTTGTTGTGGAGTACGTGGAACCGTCGACGGGACAGAGCAAGGAGTTTAAAGCCCATTTTACTTTGAAAAGATAGAATTTATGAATTTAAAAAAGTATTGTTTAATAGCAATTGTAGCATTATTTACAAAATTAGGAACAGCGCAAGAAGGCCTTCCAATCTATTCAGATTACTTAACCGATAATTATTATTTGATTCATCCCTCCATGGCAGGTGTAGCCAACTGTGCCAAAGTGAGATTGACTGCACGGATGCAGTGGTTTGGCCAAGACGATGCTCCGGCATTACAAACATTGAGTGTTAATAGTAGAATTGGAGAATCGCAATCGGCAATTGGAGCGATTGTATATAATGATAAGAATGGGTACCATTCGCAAACGGGTGCTTATGTAACTTATGCACACCACTTGATGTTTTCAAGAAATGAAATTGATTTGAACATGTTGTCTTTTGGTTTAAGTGTTGGGGCTATTCAATATCGTTTGGATGAAACCGCTTTTATCAAT
Coding sequences within it:
- a CDS encoding choice-of-anchor L domain-containing protein is translated as MKKIYALLTFLISLNVFAQDILMENGTFNRCEPDMFYDSGGAGGNYASGESYVTTICAVDSEDFAIVNFISFATQLNADTLTIYDGPDTASPIIGVFSGANNPGQVEAGPDNASGCLTFEFVSNDSGVTTGWEAEILCASPCQTITPSIAAVPAVDTSNTINVLPNETIEFSGSALFSEDGTGATYTWVFGNGDTATGENVSYAYPNFGTFTVTLVVEDTNPQGCNAIVQVTVFVLGPNLVIDEDTYTIEELVTDVLIDSPCADVSNISYSTGTNFGDANGIAYFYGDGQAFPFEDGILMMSGDVTNAGGPNNNALSGGNWPGDADLDEIVINGTETVNSNDASVIEFDFVPIADSISFNFLMASEEYNGSTGGTYECTFSDAFAFLLTDEAGNTTNLAVLPGTTTPILVTNIHPDNPGCDAINEQYFGGYTGNGQPPMSFDGRTTVFTASSAVNPGENYHIKLVIADHNDHALNSGVFLQAGSFSLGGSLGDDITIAAENTTCGGGIITLDTNAPTATHTWYQDGVVIEGETSSVLDVTENGEYTVDVVFSEDCQATDSIIIEFYPFPEIQEIQDLSDCTPATTADFDLTVNTPLILGTQNPDDFSVTYYETEVDAEAQTNPIADPVTYTATNGQILYVRIQDVYSESCYTVGQFSIAIGNPSINSVLDLELCDDDSNDGFEAFDLTTQDAGILGAQSNTEFAITYYTNYADAEAGIGALTSPYTNTVNPQPIYVRIENVDDETCYEVLPDPVFNLVVNYRAQALEVSGLSLCDDISDDGTEIFDLTVQDSFILGAQDPSVYNVGYYTSLSDAELAQGAITTPSAYGNTTNPQTIYVRVEDPAYPDCYGTTSFQLEVNPLPSYVAPTPLEVCDDNVPDGMTDIDLTIKNTEINGNNPAYAVSYHGSLADAESGANALAIPYFGTTGETVFVRIEDIQTGCYSTTTLDLVVEQAPEANIPDPLEYCDADSDGFGVFDLSDADAGITGGTTGLVLTYHETQADADNGVNALSSPYNNIVANTQTLYVRVESATIATDCATIVELVLVVHPTPQLEEPTALEVCDDASGDGYAQFNLTLKDAEVLDGLDPVQYGVSYYLTEDDAESGTSAIPNPLSFTNTVPFAQQVWVRVEDSANGCHKVVPLELIVNALPVLMQPLPLELCDYNNPGDEQESFVLEESTDGILGGQVGIVLSYHLTLADAENGDNALVSPYTNIANPQTIFVRAENSNTGCYSTVILDLRVNPIPSPEADPTPLEECDGDNDGYASFDLEERTQEIINGELDIAITYHETISDAESGDNVLLSPYDNIVANAQVVYARAENMVTGCHSVVGLQLNVLPSPVVPTAIEDYVICDTNTDGYASFDLTGMDAEILGAQDPSQFELSYHLTMADAESGAAPIANPWGYVNQTNPQMIYVRLESLDNGCVSTGEFEIRVELPPVAVQPTPLQLCDDDVADELTVFDLTVKDGEITGNEGSWSVSYYETQADADAGTNAIPDPTAYVNTSVNGVAANPQTLYVVVTDTDTGCTDQTTLTIRVLPNPTPSQDPSDIALCDDENTGDEVELFDLTENETYIINGEAGVSASYHESLFDAEQDTNAIPDPTAYGNISSPQTIYVRVANDITDCYTIVDFDILVNPLPEAVAVTDIVACENNTEGAYAFDLSQKDEEVLGGQDPALYGVSYHVSQLDADNGDNDLVSPFTNTVNPQQIFVAITNLDTGCSISTQSFFVEVQEAAEANPDMEAILYELCDDNMEVDGDPTDDSVQFDLSAMDAELLDGQDPANYTVSYYASEADAEAGTSPLPTLYENVVNPQVIYARVDNDTTPDSICYAVAELTLQVNPQPVFDLYDSYVLCLDTNGTEAIDPPVLETGLTEPDYLFIWYFNGQEIAGATGGSYEPTEAGIYSVTVIDVSTSTVTMCERTDTTEVIESAPPSIVAEVVTEAFADNHVVVATASGDSSYEYSLDDGPWQESGVFENVPWGEHTVTARDILGCGEASVTISVLDYPLFFTPNGDGYNDTWNIVGFSSQTNTKIYIFDRLGKLLKQISPSGEGWDGTYNGAAMPSSDYWFVVEYVEPSTGQSKEFKAHFTLKR